The following proteins are encoded in a genomic region of Dokdonia donghaensis DSW-1:
- the lepA gene encoding translation elongation factor 4 yields MKNIRNFCIIAHIDHGKSTLADRLLDETATVTKREAQAQLLDSMDLERERGITIKSHAIQMEYKYKGEDYILNLIDTPGHVDFSYEVSRSIAACEGALLVVDAAQSIQAQTISNLYLALENDLEIIPVLNKVDLPSANPEEVTDDIVDLLGCDAEEVIPASAKTGIGIEEILAAVIERIPAPKGNLDEPLQALIFDSVYNPFRGVETYFRVINGSIRKNQQIKFVATGNTYGADEVGTLKLTQAPKQEIKAGDVGYLITGIKDAREVKVGDTITDAKNPTQNAIAGFEDVKPMVFAGIYPVDTEDYEELRNSMEKLQLNDASLVFEPESSAALGFGFRCGFLGMLHLEIIQERLEREFDMTVITTVPNVSYHAFTNKHPDDIILVNNPSDLPDPSSMNRVEEPFIKATIITKSDFVGPVMSLCIEKRGQISSQTYLTTERVELTFDMPLAEIVFDFYDRLKTVSKGYASFDYSPIGMRASKLVKVDVLLNGQPVDALSALLHQDNAYDIGKRMCEKLRELIPRQQFDIPIQAAIGAKIISRETVKALRKDVTAKCYGGDISRKRKLLEKQKKGKKRMRAVGNVEIPQEAFMAVLKLND; encoded by the coding sequence ATGAAAAATATTAGAAATTTTTGCATTATTGCGCATATTGACCACGGTAAGAGTACACTAGCAGACCGTCTCCTTGATGAGACCGCTACAGTTACAAAACGTGAAGCTCAGGCGCAATTACTAGATAGTATGGATTTGGAACGTGAGCGCGGTATTACCATTAAGTCACACGCTATCCAGATGGAGTATAAATACAAAGGCGAAGATTACATCCTCAACCTCATAGACACACCTGGTCACGTAGATTTCTCGTATGAAGTATCGCGTAGTATAGCCGCTTGTGAAGGAGCTCTTCTAGTGGTGGATGCAGCACAGAGTATACAAGCACAAACTATCTCAAATCTTTATCTAGCACTAGAAAATGATCTAGAGATCATACCGGTACTTAACAAAGTAGATTTACCTAGTGCAAACCCTGAAGAGGTAACAGATGATATAGTAGACCTACTAGGTTGTGATGCAGAAGAAGTAATTCCAGCATCTGCAAAGACAGGCATAGGTATTGAAGAAATTCTTGCTGCCGTTATAGAGCGCATTCCTGCTCCAAAGGGTAATCTAGATGAGCCATTACAAGCGCTTATTTTTGATAGTGTTTACAATCCTTTTAGAGGAGTAGAAACATACTTTAGAGTAATAAATGGTTCTATAAGAAAAAACCAGCAAATAAAATTTGTCGCTACTGGAAACACTTATGGCGCAGATGAGGTAGGGACACTAAAACTCACACAAGCACCTAAGCAAGAAATAAAAGCCGGTGATGTAGGATACCTTATTACAGGTATAAAAGATGCACGTGAGGTAAAAGTAGGTGATACTATTACAGACGCAAAGAACCCTACACAAAATGCAATTGCAGGTTTTGAAGACGTAAAACCTATGGTATTTGCAGGGATTTATCCCGTAGACACAGAAGACTATGAGGAGCTACGCAACTCTATGGAAAAACTACAGCTTAATGATGCCTCTCTAGTATTTGAGCCAGAAAGTTCGGCGGCATTAGGTTTTGGATTTAGATGTGGATTCTTAGGGATGTTACACCTAGAGATTATACAAGAAAGATTAGAACGTGAGTTTGATATGACTGTTATTACAACAGTGCCTAACGTATCTTATCACGCGTTTACAAATAAACATCCAGATGATATTATTTTAGTAAATAATCCATCAGACCTTCCAGATCCATCTAGTATGAATCGTGTTGAAGAGCCTTTTATAAAAGCTACGATTATTACAAAGTCTGACTTTGTAGGACCTGTAATGTCATTATGTATAGAAAAGAGAGGTCAAATATCTAGCCAGACATACTTAACAACAGAGCGTGTTGAGCTTACTTTTGATATGCCACTTGCAGAGATTGTTTTTGATTTTTACGATCGTCTTAAAACAGTTTCAAAGGGATATGCGAGTTTTGACTACTCTCCTATAGGTATGAGAGCCTCAAAACTGGTTAAGGTAGATGTACTTCTTAATGGGCAACCAGTAGATGCACTATCCGCGCTCTTACACCAAGACAATGCTTATGATATAGGTAAGCGTATGTGTGAGAAATTAAGAGAACTTATCCCACGCCAGCAGTTCGATATTCCTATACAGGCTGCCATAGGTGCAAAAATCATCTCTCGTGAGACAGTAAAAGCACTACGTAAAGATGTAACGGCTAAGTGTTACGGTGGTGATATTTCGCGAAAGCGTAAACTTCTAGAAAAGCAGAAGAAAGGTAAGAAACGTATGCGTGCCGTGGGTAATGTAGAGATACCACAAGAGGCGTTTATGGCGGTTCTTAAACTTAATGATTAA
- the rbfA gene encoding 30S ribosome-binding factor RbfA — translation MESNRQKKVAGVLQKDLAEVLQNALRDSGQGGIIVSVTKVKVPTDLSIAKVYLSIFPNDKATEILKEVNQVKPIIRHNISQRTRHQLRRMPELQFYIDDTLEYLDGIERSLKGGDNPLEDPSLLARRKKI, via the coding sequence ATGGAATCAAACAGACAGAAAAAAGTAGCAGGTGTTCTTCAAAAAGATCTTGCAGAAGTGCTTCAAAACGCACTTAGAGACAGCGGTCAAGGAGGCATTATTGTGTCTGTAACTAAGGTTAAGGTACCTACAGACTTATCTATTGCAAAAGTATACCTGAGCATCTTCCCTAATGATAAGGCTACTGAGATACTCAAAGAGGTTAATCAAGTAAAACCTATCATACGTCATAACATATCACAGCGCACACGTCACCAACTGCGACGTATGCCAGAACTTCAATTCTATATAGATGACACGCTAGAGTACCTAGATGGTATAGAGCGCTCTCTTAAAGGTGGTGACAACCCACTAGAAGATCCAAGTTTACTAGCTCGTAGAAAGAAAATATAA
- a CDS encoding acyltransferase family protein, producing the protein MSSSPSSKQRVFGLDLMRAIAILAVLGSHILYIFPEQYGGVIPLLQLGGVMGVEIFFVLSGYLIGAILLRLFVKEDFGMSDVKYFLIRRWFRTLPSYYLALVLNILLVIAIGRQLPENIPYYFLFLQNFSSGMEVFFTESWSLPVEEVAYIIGPLLLYVVVYAFAKAKKETLFLRSTVAVIIVFLITKLFYHFTTPTLNAQQWNINLKAVVIYRIDAIYYGVLAAYLSHKYPKHWLKHKQLLFALGVILFFGFQFILGKYSLDPVTASFIWDVIYLPLTSIAIALTLPVLSSWRQAPRFIAVPIRYVSITSYAVYLLHYGLLLQGMRWVWPIELLSFNERVGYAAIYFILLFLIAGLWYGLYEKPMTDLRDKHFITSRYKH; encoded by the coding sequence TTGAGTAGCAGCCCTTCATCTAAGCAGCGTGTTTTTGGGCTTGACTTAATGCGAGCAATCGCGATTCTTGCCGTTTTAGGATCTCACATTTTATATATTTTTCCCGAGCAATATGGAGGTGTCATCCCGCTACTACAATTAGGGGGAGTGATGGGCGTAGAGATTTTTTTTGTGCTGAGCGGCTATTTAATAGGGGCTATATTGCTTAGGCTATTTGTAAAAGAAGATTTTGGGATGAGCGATGTTAAGTATTTTTTAATACGCAGGTGGTTCCGTACGTTGCCTAGTTATTATCTCGCTTTAGTTCTCAATATTTTGCTAGTTATTGCGATAGGTAGACAGCTTCCAGAAAATATACCATACTACTTTCTTTTCCTTCAGAATTTCTCTTCGGGGATGGAGGTGTTTTTTACAGAGTCGTGGAGCTTGCCAGTAGAGGAGGTGGCATATATTATAGGGCCATTGTTATTATATGTTGTGGTTTACGCTTTCGCGAAAGCAAAAAAAGAAACCTTATTCCTGCGCAGCACAGTAGCAGTCATAATCGTGTTTCTTATAACTAAATTATTCTACCATTTTACCACACCAACACTCAATGCACAACAGTGGAACATAAATCTAAAGGCAGTAGTCATCTATAGAATAGATGCAATTTATTATGGTGTACTAGCAGCATATCTATCTCATAAATACCCCAAACACTGGCTTAAGCACAAACAGTTATTATTTGCTTTAGGGGTAATATTGTTTTTTGGGTTTCAGTTTATTTTAGGAAAATACAGTTTAGATCCCGTGACTGCATCATTTATTTGGGATGTGATTTATTTGCCTCTTACATCGATTGCCATCGCTCTTACCTTGCCAGTTCTTTCTTCTTGGCGTCAAGCGCCTCGATTTATAGCTGTGCCCATACGTTATGTAAGTATAACCTCATATGCGGTTTACCTCTTGCATTATGGGTTATTGTTGCAAGGTATGCGATGGGTTTGGCCTATAGAGTTGTTAAGTTTTAATGAGAGAGTGGGTTATGCAGCGATATACTTTATACTCTTATTTCTAATAGCAGGGTTGTGGTATGGTCTTTATGAAAAACCTATGACAGACCTACGCGACAAGCATTTTATAACGAGTAGGTATAAACACTAA
- the mce gene encoding methylmalonyl-CoA epimerase: MNKIEHIGIAVKNLEAGNSLYEKLLGVPHYKIEEVASEGVRTSFFKTGPNKIELLEATNDDSAIAKFIEKKGEGIHHIAFAVENIVEEMERLKKEGFIILNEKPKKGADNKLVAFIHPKTAGGVLIELCQEINN; the protein is encoded by the coding sequence ATGAATAAGATAGAACACATAGGTATAGCTGTTAAAAATCTTGAGGCGGGCAACTCGCTTTATGAAAAACTACTGGGCGTACCACATTATAAGATTGAGGAAGTTGCCTCTGAAGGGGTGCGTACATCTTTCTTTAAAACAGGTCCTAATAAAATAGAGCTTCTAGAGGCGACAAACGATGATAGTGCAATCGCTAAGTTTATAGAAAAAAAGGGAGAAGGGATACATCACATAGCCTTTGCGGTAGAAAATATTGTAGAGGAGATGGAAAGATTAAAAAAAGAAGGGTTTATTATTCTTAATGAAAAACCTAAGAAAGGTGCAGATAATAAGCTAGTTGCGTTTATACATCCCAAAACAGCAGGTGGTGTTCTTATTGAGTTATGTCAAGAAATCAATAATTAG
- a CDS encoding riboflavin synthase — translation MFTGIIEDLASIVSITKDQENIHYRVKSAITNELKIDQSVAHNGVCLTVVSIDGDTYTVTAIQETLDKTNLNDLAVNDIVNLERAMKLGARLDGHIVQGHVDQVGTCTAISEEDGSWRFTFDYDTSLGNVTIEKGSITVNGTSLTVVDSKEGAFSVAIIPYTYEHTGFKNFKVGTRVNLEFDVIGKYVKRLTEGY, via the coding sequence ATGTTTACAGGTATTATTGAAGATCTCGCCTCTATTGTATCAATCACTAAGGATCAAGAAAATATACACTACAGAGTAAAAAGTGCGATCACAAATGAGCTCAAAATAGATCAAAGTGTAGCACACAACGGCGTATGCCTTACAGTTGTAAGTATAGATGGAGACACTTATACGGTTACAGCCATACAAGAAACGCTAGATAAAACTAACCTCAACGATCTCGCTGTAAACGATATTGTAAACCTAGAACGCGCGATGAAACTAGGCGCAAGACTAGACGGCCACATTGTACAAGGTCACGTAGACCAGGTAGGAACTTGCACAGCTATAAGTGAAGAAGATGGAAGCTGGAGATTCACCTTTGACTACGACACCTCACTAGGAAATGTTACCATAGAAAAAGGCTCTATTACTGTAAATGGCACTAGCCTCACTGTTGTAGACTCAAAAGAAGGAGCTTTTAGCGTAGCTATAATTCCTTACACTTATGAACACACAGGCTTTAAAAACTTTAAAGTAGGTACTCGTGTAAACCTTGAGTTTGATGTTATAGGCAAGTATGTAAAAAGACTTACTGAGGGCTACTAG
- a CDS encoding FtsX-like permease family protein: protein MQFARYIAQRYLVSKSGTNAVNIITYISIGSIILGTMVLFIVLSAFSGLKEFNLSITSIIDPDIKVLPATGKTITLTPTQEKELASFTEIQAYSKVIEERAYLEHEGKTSLGFIKGVDENYLNVTQIDSTIFAGNWPTLGEPAVAMGYLVRRRLSINLTDYSSLLSVMTPKPGTGQITDPTQAFNSSKAVVSGVFQAGETLDNDHIFANIDFVGALLGYPEDKISTLEIKLSPEADEDRLREKISSLLNNNVIIKNRIELNDALYKMLNTENLALYFICTLVLIIALFSFIGSLIMIIVDKRKHIKTLSDLGASLASIRMIIFTQGALMILLGGAVGIILGAILIVIQQQFGFIPITESLPYPVKFELVNIVIVYATIVILGFLSARLAASRINKKFISSD, encoded by the coding sequence ATGCAGTTTGCTCGCTATATAGCGCAACGTTACCTTGTATCAAAAAGTGGTACAAATGCTGTAAACATAATTACCTACATATCTATAGGGAGTATCATTTTAGGCACGATGGTTCTTTTTATAGTGCTCTCTGCTTTTTCTGGGCTTAAGGAATTTAATCTCTCTATTACGTCTATTATAGACCCAGACATTAAAGTACTACCCGCTACTGGTAAAACAATCACCCTCACTCCTACTCAAGAAAAGGAGCTCGCCTCATTTACAGAGATACAAGCATACTCAAAAGTAATAGAAGAACGTGCATACCTCGAGCACGAGGGTAAAACCTCACTGGGCTTTATAAAAGGAGTAGATGAAAATTACCTCAACGTTACTCAAATAGATAGTACCATCTTTGCCGGAAACTGGCCTACTCTAGGTGAGCCAGCAGTGGCTATGGGTTATCTTGTAAGAAGAAGACTCTCTATTAACCTCACAGACTATAGCAGCCTACTCTCTGTAATGACACCAAAACCTGGTACGGGACAAATCACAGACCCTACACAAGCTTTTAACTCATCAAAGGCAGTGGTGAGTGGAGTTTTTCAAGCCGGCGAGACACTTGACAATGATCATATTTTTGCAAATATTGACTTTGTAGGTGCACTATTGGGTTACCCAGAAGATAAGATAAGTACACTTGAGATTAAATTATCTCCAGAAGCAGACGAAGACCGCTTACGCGAAAAAATAAGCTCGCTACTCAATAACAACGTGATCATAAAAAACAGAATAGAGCTTAATGACGCCCTCTACAAGATGCTCAATACTGAAAACCTCGCACTCTATTTTATATGCACGCTCGTACTTATAATAGCTCTTTTTAGCTTTATAGGGAGTCTTATTATGATTATAGTAGATAAGCGCAAGCATATTAAAACACTAAGCGATCTAGGCGCATCTCTAGCATCTATACGTATGATTATATTTACTCAAGGCGCACTGATGATTCTTCTAGGTGGCGCTGTAGGGATTATACTAGGTGCAATTCTTATTGTAATACAGCAGCAGTTTGGCTTTATACCAATTACAGAGAGTTTACCCTACCCAGTAAAATTTGAGCTAGTAAATATCGTAATCGTATATGCAACAATAGTGATACTAGGCTTTTTAAGCGCTAGACTTGCAGCCTCAAGGATAAATAAGAAATTTATAAGCTCAGACTAG
- the pdxA gene encoding 4-hydroxythreonine-4-phosphate dehydrogenase PdxA, with translation MNKQQKVRVGISIGDLNGIGAEIVIKTFSEAMMLDFCTPVIFASAKTLSYIKKELGLQAEFYGIDAFAKALDNKINVFNLWKEPVSISWGEATGIAGDYALKSFTAATKALKDGDIDVLVTAPINKANIQKEDFAFPGHTDYLAQELTGDAMMLMVTDTLKVGLLTDHVAVKDVASNITPDVIKKKVNTLYKCLQQDFGVDRPKIALLGINPHVGDNGVIGDDDDKVLIPTLEKMRATGQLVYGPYAADSFFGSGNYKNFDAILAAYHDQGLIPFKTLSFGKGVNYTAGLDKVRTSPDHGTAYEIAGKGEADPGSFREAVYAAINIYNKRKEYQEITKDILKVSPKRAGRERAGRGPARK, from the coding sequence ATGAATAAACAGCAAAAAGTACGTGTAGGGATTTCTATAGGAGATTTAAATGGTATAGGCGCAGAGATTGTGATCAAGACGTTTTCTGAGGCAATGATGTTAGATTTTTGTACGCCTGTAATTTTTGCTTCGGCAAAGACGCTTTCATATATAAAGAAAGAACTGGGGCTTCAAGCAGAGTTTTATGGGATAGACGCTTTCGCGAAAGCGTTAGATAATAAGATTAATGTCTTTAACCTGTGGAAAGAGCCTGTAAGTATATCGTGGGGAGAGGCTACAGGTATTGCGGGTGATTATGCACTCAAGTCATTTACAGCAGCAACAAAGGCGCTTAAAGATGGTGATATAGATGTGCTAGTAACGGCACCTATAAACAAAGCAAATATCCAGAAAGAAGATTTTGCCTTTCCTGGTCATACAGATTATCTTGCTCAGGAGCTTACAGGTGATGCTATGATGCTTATGGTGACAGATACATTAAAAGTGGGGCTTCTTACAGATCACGTCGCTGTAAAAGATGTGGCAAGTAATATCACACCAGATGTAATAAAAAAGAAAGTAAATACACTATATAAATGCCTGCAACAAGATTTTGGGGTAGATAGGCCTAAAATAGCATTGCTAGGCATTAACCCTCACGTGGGAGATAATGGTGTGATAGGTGATGATGATGATAAAGTGCTTATCCCTACCCTAGAAAAAATGAGAGCTACAGGACAGCTTGTGTATGGTCCTTATGCGGCAGATAGTTTTTTTGGTTCTGGTAATTATAAAAATTTTGATGCTATTCTTGCTGCATATCACGATCAAGGTTTGATACCATTTAAAACCTTATCATTTGGTAAAGGTGTTAATTATACAGCTGGGCTAGATAAGGTGAGAACATCTCCAGATCACGGTACGGCTTATGAGATAGCTGGTAAGGGTGAAGCAGATCCTGGTTCTTTTAGAGAAGCTGTGTATGCGGCTATCAATATTTATAATAAAAGAAAAGAATACCAAGAGATAACAAAAGATATACTCAAGGTGTCGCCAAAACGCGCAGGAAGAGAGCGTGCAGGTAGAGGCCCAGCAAGAAAGTAA
- the dusB gene encoding tRNA dihydrouridine synthase DusB — MAKIGDIDVGDFPLLLAPMEDVSDPPFRALCKEQGADVVYTEFISSEGLIRDAAKSVMKLDIYEKERPVGIQIFGAVEESMLRSVEIVEASGPDIIDINFGCPVKKVVSKGAGAGILKDIDLMVKLTKSMVEHTKLPVTVKTRLGWDHDSIKIVEVAERLQDVGCAAISIHGRTRAQMYKGDADWKPIAAVKNNQRMHIPVFGNGDVNSPERAVEMRDEYGLDGAMIGRASIGYPWFFNEVKHFMKTGEHKKPPTLVERVEAARRHLEMSIAWKGEILGVFETRRHYTNYFRGIPHFKEYRMKLVTSDKSEDVFAALNLIEEKFAGYEFV, encoded by the coding sequence ATGGCAAAAATAGGAGATATAGATGTAGGTGATTTTCCGCTATTACTAGCACCTATGGAGGATGTAAGTGATCCACCATTTAGAGCGTTATGTAAAGAACAGGGGGCAGATGTTGTATATACAGAGTTTATATCTAGTGAAGGGTTGATACGTGACGCTGCAAAGAGTGTGATGAAACTGGATATTTATGAAAAAGAACGTCCTGTAGGTATTCAGATTTTTGGAGCAGTAGAGGAGTCTATGTTGCGCAGTGTGGAGATCGTAGAGGCGAGTGGGCCAGATATTATTGATATTAACTTTGGTTGTCCAGTTAAAAAAGTAGTGTCAAAAGGAGCTGGTGCCGGTATCTTAAAAGATATAGACCTTATGGTTAAGTTAACCAAGTCTATGGTAGAGCATACTAAGCTTCCTGTTACTGTAAAAACCCGCTTAGGTTGGGATCACGACAGTATTAAGATTGTTGAGGTTGCAGAGCGTTTACAAGATGTAGGTTGTGCTGCAATATCTATACACGGTCGTACACGTGCACAAATGTATAAAGGTGATGCAGACTGGAAACCAATTGCTGCTGTAAAGAATAATCAAAGAATGCACATCCCAGTGTTTGGCAACGGAGATGTAAACTCTCCAGAGCGTGCTGTGGAGATGCGTGATGAGTATGGCCTTGATGGAGCGATGATAGGTCGTGCAAGTATAGGCTACCCGTGGTTTTTTAACGAAGTAAAGCACTTTATGAAAACAGGAGAGCATAAAAAGCCACCTACCTTAGTAGAGCGCGTAGAAGCTGCACGACGTCACCTAGAGATGTCTATAGCCTGGAAAGGAGAGATACTTGGCGTGTTTGAAACAAGAAGGCATTATACAAACTACTTTAGAGGGATTCCACATTTTAAGGAATACCGTATGAAGCTAGTAACTTCAGATAAAAGTGAAGATGTCTTTGCTGCATTAAATCTTATTGAAGAGAAATTTGCAGGTTACGAGTTTGTCTAG
- a CDS encoding outer membrane beta-barrel family protein, whose protein sequence is MFFSISSIIAQNIRIQGIVNTSQNSPIAFANVVLLDDEQKLVKGTITEEDGSFSLENLKTGTYHLTVSFVGFEDQKIESILLDKDTTLRPIVLNASQESLDEVVLTSKKPTVVRKADRLVFNVENTILSSGNTMDILKRTPGVVVNQEEITIRNEGVTVYLNDKRVQLSTEEIQDLLSSLSGDAIQSVEVIANPPARYEAEGGPVLNIVTSKVVSLGYKGTVFARGTYGIFPKHSFGTSQYYKNEKLNLFFNYSFNPQKSSFMSDNFINYRTTDERINWLQDFERKNWSNAHNANLIIDYNLNESSQLSFSAVGLYSPGIYDYSRSITDVTSSIEDPYTIRTSSGLNGERTNIALDAKYTKTLKNGLLSMNVHHTNFSRKRDQSLNSRYIDATGEQFRNVRFTSDSFQDIEIYTGQIDYATTLGTVALELGARTSIIDSRSVIKFPTIVDSGVSGLQEAQDDDFLYDEDIVAGYVSVAKDWDKWSVKAGLRAEQTNSKGTSLALNEINNLDYLEFFPTAYVQYAPVENHSFSLDYSRRVDRPRYQDLNPFAYFLNENNFAQGNAQLTPAFSHRFNFNYTLKSAYSFDLYYRDNGNEILRLPFQNNEGQVLRTSNQNALDSKSWGLDFTHGRSVSNWYYLYTYLSAFHEEVTFLAQESGNVAQDNKVDGLYAYIGNYLTLSKDRSWTAEVSAEYISKFLAASYVQDRVITLNAGVQKKFWKNRAILKVTVNDILGEANALLTSQYLNQDNAYFAVPETQNLQVGFTYKFGNFKLQDNNRALEIDELERLKE, encoded by the coding sequence ATGTTTTTTAGCATCTCATCAATCATCGCCCAAAACATACGTATACAAGGAATTGTAAACACTTCTCAAAACAGCCCCATTGCCTTTGCAAACGTTGTATTACTTGACGACGAGCAAAAGCTGGTAAAAGGTACTATTACAGAAGAGGACGGTTCCTTTAGTCTAGAAAATCTCAAAACAGGCACATACCACCTTACAGTTAGTTTTGTAGGTTTTGAAGACCAAAAAATTGAAAGTATTCTACTAGATAAAGACACAACTTTAAGACCCATAGTGCTTAACGCAAGTCAAGAAAGTCTAGATGAAGTTGTGCTTACTTCAAAAAAACCAACTGTTGTACGCAAAGCAGATAGACTTGTTTTTAATGTAGAAAATACCATACTATCATCGGGTAATACGATGGATATTTTAAAAAGAACTCCGGGGGTAGTTGTAAATCAAGAGGAGATTACAATTAGAAATGAAGGAGTTACTGTGTATCTCAATGATAAGAGAGTGCAGTTAAGCACAGAAGAAATTCAAGATTTATTAAGTAGCCTCTCTGGTGATGCTATACAATCTGTAGAGGTGATTGCAAATCCACCAGCTAGATATGAGGCAGAGGGAGGTCCTGTACTTAATATTGTTACTTCAAAGGTGGTGTCTCTAGGCTATAAAGGAACTGTTTTTGCTAGAGGAACTTACGGCATTTTTCCAAAACATTCTTTTGGGACGTCACAGTACTATAAAAATGAAAAATTGAATCTGTTTTTTAATTATAGTTTCAACCCGCAGAAGTCCTCATTTATGAGTGACAATTTTATAAACTATAGAACTACAGATGAACGTATAAACTGGCTTCAAGATTTTGAACGTAAAAACTGGTCAAATGCTCATAACGCAAATCTTATTATAGATTATAATCTTAATGAGAGTTCGCAGTTAAGTTTTTCGGCTGTGGGTTTATATTCACCAGGTATTTATGATTACTCAAGATCTATAACAGATGTTACTTCATCTATAGAAGACCCGTACACGATTAGAACCTCTAGCGGGTTAAATGGAGAGCGCACTAATATTGCGCTAGATGCAAAGTATACCAAGACGCTCAAAAATGGATTGTTGAGTATGAATGTGCATCATACTAATTTTTCGCGAAAGCGTGATCAATCTTTAAATTCTCGATATATAGATGCTACTGGGGAGCAGTTTAGAAATGTGCGTTTTACGAGTGACTCTTTTCAAGACATTGAGATTTATACAGGGCAAATAGACTATGCAACGACCTTAGGTACTGTTGCTTTAGAGCTGGGTGCAAGAACTTCTATTATAGATTCTAGATCTGTGATTAAATTTCCAACTATTGTAGATAGTGGTGTGTCAGGCTTGCAAGAAGCACAAGATGATGATTTTCTTTATGATGAAGATATTGTTGCGGGTTATGTTTCTGTGGCAAAAGATTGGGATAAATGGAGTGTAAAAGCTGGATTGCGTGCAGAGCAAACTAACTCAAAAGGAACCTCGCTGGCGCTCAATGAGATTAATAATTTGGACTATCTAGAATTTTTTCCAACGGCATATGTACAGTATGCTCCTGTTGAGAATCATAGTTTTAGCCTAGACTACTCAAGAAGAGTAGATAGGCCTAGGTATCAAGATTTAAATCCATTTGCCTATTTCTTAAATGAAAATAATTTTGCTCAAGGTAATGCGCAGTTAACTCCAGCTTTTAGTCATCGATTTAATTTTAATTATACCTTAAAAAGCGCTTACTCTTTTGATCTCTATTATCGTGATAATGGGAATGAGATATTAAGACTTCCTTTTCAAAATAATGAAGGACAAGTATTGCGCACCTCAAATCAAAATGCTTTAGATAGTAAATCTTGGGGTCTCGACTTCACACACGGTAGAAGTGTTTCAAACTGGTATTATTTATACACATACTTAAGTGCCTTCCACGAGGAGGTAACCTTCCTTGCGCAAGAGAGTGGCAATGTTGCTCAAGATAACAAGGTAGACGGATTGTATGCATACATTGGTAATTACCTCACCCTTAGTAAAGACAGAAGCTGGACAGCAGAGGTGAGTGCAGAGTATATTTCTAAATTCCTAGCTGCAAGTTATGTCCAAGACCGTGTGATTACATTAAATGCCGGTGTACAAAAGAAGTTTTGGAAAAACAGAGCTATACTTAAAGTAACTGTAAATGACATACTAGGCGAGGCAAATGCTTTACTTACCTCTCAATATCTTAACCAAGACAATGCTTATTTCGCTGTTCCAGAGACACAAAACTTGCAAGTAGGTTTTACCTATAAGTTTGGTAATTTTAAATTACAAGATAATAATAGAGCTCTTGAGATTGATGAGTTAGAACGACTTAAAGAATAA